A window of the Palleronia sp. LCG004 genome harbors these coding sequences:
- a CDS encoding IclR family transcriptional regulator has translation MTSETTEKASRGVAAVDRALSIVAALEASDMPRNLSELSRATGLYKSTILRLLESLLDAGYVIRVDEAKYALGPAVLQLGMSYERTNPLKHYIFPIFERLVAADVESPSFHVRQTEAERLCLFRMNSNHSTLDRVREGDRLPIGRGAAGKVLIAFGATGQPGEEFDRIRESGIALSLGERDKLCAGMAAPVFAGRNRLIGALSLSGPRERFAPDDVARMTPLLTSAASELSTGLGGKFPY, from the coding sequence ATGACATCTGAAACGACGGAAAAGGCATCCCGCGGCGTCGCCGCCGTGGATCGCGCCCTTTCGATCGTCGCGGCACTCGAAGCCAGCGACATGCCGCGCAATCTCTCCGAACTCTCCCGCGCCACCGGGCTCTACAAGAGCACGATCCTGCGCCTGCTCGAGTCGCTCCTGGATGCCGGATACGTCATCCGCGTCGACGAGGCGAAATACGCCCTCGGGCCCGCCGTGCTGCAGCTGGGAATGTCCTACGAGCGGACCAACCCGCTCAAGCACTACATCTTTCCGATCTTCGAACGGCTGGTCGCCGCCGATGTCGAAAGCCCGTCCTTCCACGTCCGCCAGACCGAGGCCGAGCGGCTGTGCCTGTTCCGCATGAACTCCAACCATTCCACGCTCGACCGCGTCCGCGAGGGGGATCGCCTTCCGATCGGCCGCGGCGCGGCGGGCAAGGTGCTGATCGCATTCGGCGCGACCGGGCAACCGGGCGAGGAATTCGACCGGATCCGCGAAAGCGGCATCGCGCTGTCGCTGGGCGAGCGGGACAAGCTCTGCGCGGGCATGGCGGCCCCGGTCTTCGCCGGGCGCAACAGGCTGATCGGCGCGCTGTCGCTTTCCGGCCCGCGGGAACGCTTCGCCCCCGACGATGTCGCACGGATGACGCCGCTCCTCACCTCGGCGGCGAGCGAGCTCAGCACCGGGCTCGGCGGGAAGTTCCCGTACTGA